CTCTTTCTTTTTGCATTCCTTCTATAAACTCCTAATCTCCTGAtattatcattatcctcattttacggatgaggagaCTGGGAAGGCTTATGGAAGTTGAGTAATTTTTCCGGAGTTAGATAGAGCGAAAGTGATACAGGCTGGACCGGAACCATTTACAATGGTCATTAATGCCCACTCTCCTCGGATACCTCACTTCCCTCCATCAACCATCCCTCCAACCCTCCCACATTCTggacctcccccacccctcaccccagccccaggggtgGCGAGGCAATGACAAGAGGAGACAGCTGACAGCTTGTGCTTTATTGGAGAGCAAGGACGTCAGCCCCAGAACCATCTAAACATTTTCAGGCTCGGAGGCCAGAGGCTTAAGTCCATAGGGGAGACAGCACAGGGAGGCATCCGGGCACAGGTGCATGTAGGTTTCGTACTTCGTGCAGTAAGGCCGGCAGGCCCCGTGGCCCCTCCGGCACCGTTTGAATTCACTTCTCCCTATGCAGGGGAAGACCCCGGGTCACAGAGCCACCCAGGGGTTGCAAGTTATATCACTGGTCACAGATTTAACAAGAGATCAAGGTCACAGATTAGACCACTGACCACAAGTTAGACCACAAGCTACCAATTAGCTCTCTAGTCCTTTGTTAGATAGACTCTGGTCGTAGAGCAGCCCTCATGTCATaagttaggccacaaaacaagagCTATGACCACAGGTCAAGGGTTAGACTAGAGGTAACAAGCTAGACCACTAGCCATAGATAATACAATCAGTTATAATTTAGACCACAGATGTCAGTCGAGGTTAACCCACACATCATAATTTAAACCACTGGTTACAAATCAGAGATGAATTTCTCATCCAGGTTAACCCACACCCCAAGTACACTCTAAGCACTTTTCATAAAAACAGTATTCGATTATAGTTTGTCTTATTATAATCCCAGTATATGGGTTAAGGAAACCAAGGTATGGAAACCAAGATTAacaaatttgcccaaggtcacacagccattaAAGGAGCAGAGCCAGCCTTCAAATccaggccatctggctccagag
This region of Physeter macrocephalus isolate SW-GA chromosome 14, ASM283717v5, whole genome shotgun sequence genomic DNA includes:
- the DEFB124 gene encoding beta-defensin 124; the protein is MTQLLLLFVALLVLVHVPPGRSEFKRCRRGHGACRPYCTKYETYMHLCPDASLCCLPYGLKPLASEPENV